Proteins encoded in a region of the Puniceibacterium sp. IMCC21224 genome:
- a CDS encoding VOC family protein, translated as MLEQICPILPSRDFDVTEAFYARLGFATRYKQTGQYLLMTHDPVEVHFFAHPAHEAATCDHGAYLRPADVDAFSAEVETLGLPRDGTFPKFMPAEDKPWGMREAALWDPDGNLLRVGQEIA; from the coding sequence ATGCTGGAACAAATCTGTCCGATCCTGCCGTCGCGCGACTTTGACGTGACCGAGGCATTCTATGCCCGGCTTGGGTTCGCAACGCGCTATAAACAGACGGGTCAATACCTGCTGATGACACATGACCCGGTCGAGGTGCATTTCTTTGCCCACCCGGCGCATGAAGCGGCCACCTGCGATCATGGCGCCTATCTGCGGCCCGCTGATGTCGATGCCTTTTCGGCCGAAGTGGAAACATTGGGGCTGCCCCGCGACGGCACTTTCCCAAAATTCATGCCTGCCGAGGACAAGCCATGGGGCATGCGTGAGGCGGCGCTATGGGATCCGGATGGCAATCTGCTCCGTGTCGGACAGGAGATCGCATAA
- a CDS encoding LacI family DNA-binding transcriptional regulator, with product MLRPTTKDLAKVAGVSRATVDRVLNGREGVKQKTVDRVNAAIEQLGFVRNISAANLAKGKTYRFLFVLPKSGDLFLTEILRHIEEAETAFAADMVWADVHHVDENDPHRIASFLSGLSSVDYDGVAIMAPETPQVRDAMLRLQERGIRALPFISNQTLTGDHWVGIDNHAAGATAATLLGRFIHATAGRLLVVAESMQLRDSLERRLGFDAVINASFPHLCNLPSLETYGSADRAHDIISETFARNPDIVGAYILSSEARVPLAVLQDLSKPRHVVTIAHERTPFTEQALRDGTLDALVTQDPGHLVRSAIRKLRAMADMRNTLKSQEKIRVEVLLAANL from the coding sequence ATGTTGCGTCCAACGACGAAAGATCTTGCAAAGGTGGCAGGCGTCAGTCGTGCCACCGTGGATCGCGTGCTGAATGGCCGCGAGGGCGTCAAGCAAAAGACCGTCGACCGGGTCAATGCGGCGATCGAACAATTGGGTTTTGTGCGCAATATTTCGGCAGCGAATCTGGCCAAGGGCAAGACCTACCGCTTTCTCTTTGTGCTGCCTAAATCCGGGGATTTGTTCCTGACCGAGATCCTGCGCCATATAGAAGAGGCCGAGACCGCGTTTGCCGCCGACATGGTTTGGGCCGATGTGCACCATGTGGACGAGAATGATCCGCACCGCATCGCCAGTTTTTTGTCCGGCCTCTCATCCGTGGATTACGACGGCGTGGCCATTATGGCGCCCGAAACACCGCAGGTGCGCGACGCCATGCTGCGACTGCAGGAACGCGGCATCCGGGCGCTGCCCTTTATCTCGAACCAGACGCTGACCGGGGATCACTGGGTCGGGATCGACAATCATGCGGCCGGAGCCACTGCGGCCACCCTTCTGGGTCGGTTTATCCATGCCACGGCCGGCCGATTGCTGGTCGTCGCCGAGAGCATGCAACTGCGCGACAGCCTGGAACGACGGCTTGGCTTTGACGCCGTGATTAACGCGTCGTTTCCGCATCTGTGCAACCTGCCGTCGCTGGAAACATACGGCTCTGCGGACCGGGCCCACGACATCATTTCCGAGACGTTCGCCCGCAACCCCGATATCGTCGGCGCGTATATCCTGTCTTCTGAGGCCCGGGTGCCATTGGCCGTGCTGCAGGATCTGTCCAAGCCCCGACACGTGGTGACAATCGCGCACGAACGCACACCGTTTACCGAGCAAGCGCTGCGCGACGGGACGCTGGACGCGCTGGTGACACAAGACCCCGGCCATCTTGTACGCAGCGCCATTCGCAAGCTTCGGGCTATGGCAGATATGCGCAATACGCTGAAATCGCAAGAAAAGATCCGGGTCGAGGTGCTATTGGCCGCCAATCTGTGA
- a CDS encoding carbohydrate ABC transporter permease: protein MSFSVTEPSQRQKWIAGILVIGYALITIMPLLWIIATGFKSPSDAIAYPPKVVFEPTLEGYVNLFTTRTRVTEEAFAALPPPATWYEEIVRDSGVVIAGPSRYGERFLNSVIIGFGSTFLCIVLGTAAAYAFSRFKVPLKDDLLFFILSTRMMPPIAVAIPIFLMFRQLGLNDTHAGMILLYTAVNLSLSVWLLKGFIDEIPIEYEEAALIDGYTRFQAFYKVVLPQAATGIASTAIFCLIFAWNEYAFAVLLTSGTAQTAPPFIPTIIGVGGQDWPAVAAGASIFLLPVMIFTILLRKHLLRGITFGAVRK from the coding sequence ATGAGCTTTTCAGTAACCGAGCCGTCACAACGGCAGAAATGGATCGCCGGGATCCTGGTCATTGGCTACGCCCTGATCACGATCATGCCGCTGCTGTGGATCATTGCCACAGGGTTCAAATCCCCCTCGGACGCCATCGCCTATCCGCCCAAAGTGGTGTTCGAACCGACGCTTGAGGGGTACGTCAACCTGTTCACAACCCGCACCCGCGTCACAGAAGAGGCGTTCGCCGCCTTGCCACCGCCCGCCACTTGGTACGAAGAAATCGTGCGGGATTCGGGTGTCGTGATCGCCGGGCCGTCCCGCTATGGCGAACGGTTCCTGAATTCGGTGATCATCGGCTTTGGCTCGACCTTCTTGTGTATCGTGCTGGGGACGGCGGCGGCCTATGCCTTTAGCCGGTTCAAGGTGCCGCTCAAGGATGATCTGCTGTTCTTTATCCTCAGCACCCGGATGATGCCGCCGATTGCCGTGGCGATCCCTATCTTTCTGATGTTCCGCCAGTTAGGGCTGAACGATACCCATGCGGGGATGATCCTGCTCTATACGGCGGTAAACCTGTCGTTGTCGGTCTGGCTGCTCAAGGGGTTCATCGACGAGATCCCGATTGAGTACGAAGAGGCGGCGCTGATCGACGGCTACACCCGGTTTCAGGCGTTCTACAAGGTTGTGCTGCCGCAGGCGGCGACCGGCATCGCCTCGACCGCGATCTTTTGCCTGATCTTTGCCTGGAATGAATACGCCTTTGCGGTGCTGCTGACATCCGGCACGGCGCAGACGGCACCACCCTTCATCCCGACGATCATCGGTGTTGGCGGTCAGGACTGGCCCGCTGTTGCGGCTGGGGCGTCAATCTTCCTCTTGCCGGTGATGATCTTCACCATCCTGCTGCGCAAACATCTGCTGCGCGGAATCACATTCGGAGCGGTGCGCAAATGA
- a CDS encoding dihydroneopterin aldolase, with product MAKFTIQLEELCIEMYLGIHDFERDTMQRVLVTVEIGVEIGDFRDGGFFDYDRIADFLRGFSGRHIDTQEELIVTTHGFILALEGVISATVCSKKPDVYPDAQSVGVCYSGG from the coding sequence ATGGCTAAGTTTACGATCCAGCTCGAAGAGCTGTGTATTGAGATGTATCTGGGCATCCACGATTTTGAACGCGACACGATGCAACGGGTGCTTGTAACAGTTGAAATTGGCGTCGAGATTGGCGATTTCCGCGATGGTGGGTTCTTTGATTATGACCGGATCGCGGATTTCCTGCGTGGTTTTAGCGGTCGCCACATCGACACGCAGGAAGAGCTGATTGTGACTACGCACGGGTTCATTCTGGCGCTTGAGGGCGTCATCAGTGCGACCGTCTGTTCGAAAAAGCCGGACGTCTATCCCGACGCGCAGTCGGTTGGCGTCTGTTACAGTGGAGGCTAG
- a CDS encoding SDR family oxidoreductase, with product METKKTTTPGILITGGAKRIGAEMARRFVREGFRVMVHYQSSQSEAEALRDELNAGGEVCRLVQGDLSRRADVSAVFAAAQDWLGRIDLCLNNASMFRGDDIFGVEEAQFDAHLAVNLKAPVYLAELTATQDMAVGDCLILNMLDNKVFAINPDFFTYTLSKAALLTATEMLAMRFDGAPRVCGIAPSITLISGKQNQANFEKSARVNPLGRRVFPSDLADAAVYLWNAKSSNGQVITIDGGQSLLKLDRDVAYLVKEGLLDG from the coding sequence GTGGAAACCAAAAAAACGACGACGCCCGGCATCCTGATCACTGGCGGGGCCAAACGGATCGGTGCCGAGATGGCACGCCGCTTTGTCCGCGAAGGGTTTCGCGTCATGGTGCATTATCAATCCTCGCAGAGCGAGGCAGAGGCATTGCGCGACGAACTAAACGCTGGAGGCGAGGTTTGCCGTCTGGTGCAGGGCGACCTGTCCCGCCGCGCGGATGTGTCGGCGGTGTTTGCTGCGGCGCAGGACTGGTTGGGGCGGATCGACCTATGCCTCAACAATGCGTCGATGTTCCGGGGGGACGATATCTTTGGGGTCGAAGAGGCGCAGTTTGATGCGCATCTGGCGGTCAATCTCAAGGCGCCGGTCTATCTGGCGGAACTGACCGCGACGCAGGACATGGCGGTCGGGGATTGTCTGATCCTCAACATGCTGGATAATAAGGTGTTTGCGATCAACCCGGATTTCTTCACCTATACCCTCAGCAAGGCGGCGCTGCTGACGGCGACGGAAATGCTCGCTATGCGATTCGACGGGGCGCCACGGGTGTGCGGCATTGCGCCCAGCATCACGTTGATCAGTGGCAAACAAAATCAGGCAAATTTTGAGAAAAGCGCGCGGGTGAACCCGCTAGGGCGTCGGGTCTTTCCCTCGGATTTGGCGGATGCCGCCGTTTATCTGTGGAACGCCAAAAGCAGCAATGGTCAGGTGATCACCATCGACGGCGGGCAATCGCTGCTGAAACTGGACCGCGATGTCGCCTATCTGGTCAAGGAGGGACTGCTGGATGGCTAA
- a CDS encoding carbohydrate ABC transporter permease, which yields MSNAPSDLAARATPEPVARRIRGLSDRAIAWIFVGPTILILLAVNIFPLIWTIRLSFTNFRVNRPNAEVEWVGLKNYSRVLNDPDIWMSMQATAHFLIWTIVLQVLIGFSLAYLINKKFKGNDMWTTIIVLPMMLSPAVVGNFWTFLYQPQIGLFNYVVGFLIGADPSSFSMIGDVNLAPWSIVIVDTWMWTPFVMLICLAGLRSIPDSIYEAAECDRASKWRQFWTITIPMALPFLMLAVLFRGIENFKMFDLVVQLTGGGPGSITELTSINLKREAFEKWRTGYASAYAVILFVTVFGLASIYVKALNKVKDR from the coding sequence ATGTCCAACGCACCATCAGATCTCGCAGCACGGGCGACGCCGGAACCTGTTGCCCGGCGGATCAGGGGCCTGTCAGACCGGGCCATTGCCTGGATATTTGTGGGCCCGACAATTCTGATCCTGCTGGCGGTGAATATCTTTCCGCTGATCTGGACGATCCGGCTTAGCTTTACCAATTTTCGCGTCAATCGCCCCAATGCCGAGGTCGAGTGGGTTGGGCTCAAGAACTATTCCCGCGTGCTGAACGACCCGGATATCTGGATGTCGATGCAAGCCACGGCGCATTTCCTGATCTGGACCATCGTGTTGCAGGTGCTGATCGGCTTTTCGCTGGCCTACCTGATCAACAAGAAATTCAAGGGCAACGACATGTGGACTACGATCATCGTGCTGCCGATGATGTTGTCGCCCGCCGTTGTCGGCAACTTCTGGACCTTCCTGTATCAACCGCAGATTGGCCTGTTCAACTATGTCGTCGGTTTCCTGATCGGCGCAGACCCGTCAAGCTTTTCGATGATCGGTGACGTCAATCTGGCGCCGTGGTCCATCGTGATCGTGGACACCTGGATGTGGACGCCGTTTGTGATGCTGATCTGTCTGGCTGGGCTTCGATCCATCCCTGACAGCATCTACGAGGCGGCGGAATGTGACCGCGCCAGCAAATGGCGGCAGTTCTGGACGATTACGATCCCCATGGCGCTGCCGTTCCTGATGCTGGCCGTGCTGTTCCGCGGGATCGAGAATTTCAAGATGTTCGATCTTGTGGTGCAGCTGACTGGCGGCGGTCCGGGATCAATCACTGAACTGACCTCGATCAACCTCAAACGTGAAGCGTTCGAAAAGTGGCGCACCGGTTATGCCAGCGCCTACGCGGTCATCCTTTTTGTCACGGTGTTCGGGCTGGCCTCGATCTACGTCAAAGCCCTCAACAAGGTGAAAGACAGATGA
- a CDS encoding ABC transporter substrate-binding protein: MNSKLLTTACVGALMTVAATTAQADDLTLCWAAWDPANALVELSKEFEAQSGHNMSFEFVPWPNFADRMLNELNSGGKLCDLMIGDSQWIGGAAESGQYLKMNDFFDANGITMDDFIPATVAGYSEWPKGTPNYWALPAFGDVVGWTYRKDWFERPELQAEFQEKYGHALDVPTTFAELQQIAEFFQGREIDGTTVYGAAIYTERGSEGITMGAMDVLYSYGFQYENPDKPYDVDGFVNAPNAVAGLEFYKSLYDCCTPPGSSNAYMSENIDAYKSGQVALQMNFAFIWPGIEADANVGGGKSGYFPNPAGPDGDAYAQLGGQGISVVANSESVDAALEYIKWFAEPAVQAKWWELGGYSALRAVVEDPGFATSQPYAQTFLDSMAIVKDFWAEPSYASLLQASQRRFHDYVIAGNGTAQEAMDGLVEDWIEVFDDEGKY; the protein is encoded by the coding sequence ATGAATTCCAAATTATTGACAACGGCCTGTGTGGGCGCATTGATGACTGTCGCGGCGACAACGGCGCAGGCGGATGATCTGACGCTATGCTGGGCCGCATGGGATCCCGCGAATGCGCTGGTTGAGCTAAGCAAGGAGTTCGAAGCGCAGTCCGGTCACAACATGAGCTTTGAGTTTGTGCCGTGGCCCAATTTCGCCGACCGGATGCTGAACGAACTGAATTCGGGAGGCAAATTGTGCGACCTGATGATCGGTGACAGCCAGTGGATCGGTGGCGCGGCCGAAAGCGGTCAGTACCTCAAGATGAACGACTTTTTTGATGCCAACGGCATCACTATGGACGATTTCATCCCGGCGACCGTTGCGGGCTATTCCGAATGGCCCAAAGGCACGCCGAACTACTGGGCGCTGCCTGCGTTTGGCGACGTGGTCGGCTGGACCTATCGCAAGGATTGGTTCGAACGCCCCGAGCTTCAGGCCGAGTTCCAGGAAAAGTACGGTCATGCGCTGGATGTTCCGACGACCTTTGCCGAACTTCAGCAGATCGCCGAATTCTTTCAGGGCCGCGAGATTGACGGCACCACGGTATACGGTGCCGCGATCTATACCGAGCGTGGTTCTGAGGGCATCACTATGGGCGCGATGGACGTGCTCTATAGCTATGGCTTCCAGTATGAAAACCCGGACAAGCCCTATGATGTCGACGGCTTTGTGAACGCGCCCAACGCTGTGGCAGGGCTGGAGTTCTACAAGTCGCTCTACGATTGCTGCACCCCGCCGGGGTCGTCCAACGCTTATATGTCCGAAAACATCGACGCCTATAAATCCGGGCAGGTCGCGCTTCAGATGAACTTTGCCTTCATCTGGCCGGGGATCGAGGCAGACGCCAATGTCGGCGGCGGCAAATCCGGCTATTTCCCGAACCCGGCTGGTCCTGATGGCGACGCTTATGCGCAGCTCGGCGGGCAGGGCATTTCGGTTGTCGCCAACAGTGAATCGGTTGATGCGGCGCTTGAGTATATCAAGTGGTTCGCAGAGCCTGCGGTGCAGGCAAAATGGTGGGAGCTGGGCGGTTATTCGGCCCTGCGCGCCGTGGTCGAAGATCCCGGTTTTGCCACCAGCCAGCCCTATGCTCAGACGTTCCTGGACTCCATGGCCATCGTCAAGGATTTCTGGGCCGAACCCAGCTATGCCTCGCTTCTTCAGGCCTCCCAGCGCCGCTTTCATGACTATGTGATCGCAGGCAATGGTACGGCCCAAGAGGCAATGGACGGTCTGGTCGAGGACTGGATTGAAGTGTTCGACGACGAAGGCAAGTACTAA